From the Gramella sp. Hel_I_59 genome, one window contains:
- a CDS encoding aminotransferase class I/II-fold pyridoxal phosphate-dependent enzyme — translation MSNDKIWLSSPHMGGNELKYIHDAFDENWIAPLGPNVSGFESDIKKYLGGNVEVAALSSGTAALHLALIMLGVSNGDEVICQSMTFAASANPIKYLGATPIFIDSESKTLNICPDQLEIAIEDRIKKGKKPKAIIAVHLYGMPYQVDRINTIADKYNIPVIEDAAEALGSTYKGANCGTFGELAILSFNGNKIITTSGGGALVTKTDKIKRKAVFLATQARDDAPHYQHSEIGYNYRLSNISAGIGRGQMEVLDERVSARREMFEFYVNLFRGVEGVSLASEPSADYFSNHWLSVLTIDSEVTGFSREDLRESLGALNIECRPLWKPMHMQPIFSDCPFYGTGVAETMFDNGLCLPSGSNLSDNDRSRISNAIKSHLKKDQ, via the coding sequence ATGTCAAACGATAAGATCTGGCTTTCCTCCCCGCATATGGGTGGTAATGAGTTAAAATATATTCATGATGCATTCGATGAGAATTGGATAGCACCTTTGGGTCCTAATGTTAGTGGATTTGAAAGTGATATTAAAAAATATCTTGGTGGAAATGTTGAAGTTGCAGCATTAAGTTCTGGAACGGCTGCATTGCACCTGGCTTTAATTATGCTTGGAGTTTCGAATGGAGATGAAGTTATATGTCAAAGCATGACCTTCGCGGCTTCAGCCAACCCAATAAAGTACCTGGGTGCCACTCCAATATTTATTGATAGTGAATCTAAAACTTTGAATATCTGTCCTGACCAGCTGGAGATTGCTATAGAAGATAGAATAAAAAAAGGCAAAAAACCGAAAGCTATTATTGCTGTTCACTTATACGGTATGCCATATCAGGTGGATCGAATTAATACTATTGCAGATAAATATAACATTCCAGTTATTGAGGATGCCGCAGAAGCTCTTGGGAGTACATACAAAGGTGCAAATTGTGGCACCTTCGGCGAATTGGCTATTTTGTCATTTAACGGTAATAAGATCATCACTACCTCTGGTGGTGGTGCCTTGGTTACTAAGACAGATAAAATAAAGCGGAAAGCTGTCTTTCTCGCTACTCAGGCCAGGGATGATGCTCCACATTACCAGCATAGCGAAATTGGTTATAATTATAGATTGAGTAATATTTCCGCAGGAATTGGTCGTGGACAAATGGAGGTTTTGGATGAAAGAGTAAGTGCAAGACGTGAAATGTTCGAATTTTATGTAAATTTATTCCGTGGTGTCGAAGGTGTCAGTCTGGCTTCTGAACCATCTGCCGACTATTTTAGTAATCATTGGTTAAGTGTATTAACTATTGATAGTGAGGTAACTGGGTTCTCTAGGGAAGACTTGAGAGAATCACTTGGTGCTTTGAATATTGAATGTCGACCTTTGTGGAAACCTATGCATATGCAGCCTATTTTTTCGGATTGTCCGTTTTACGGCACGGGAGTTGCTGAGACCATGTTCGACAATGGACTTTGTTTGCCAAGTGGTAGCAATCTTTCGGATAATGATAGGTCCAGAATCAGTAATGCAATTAAAAGTCATTTGAAAAAAGACCAATAG